From one Cyanobacterium stanieri PCC 7202 genomic stretch:
- a CDS encoding metallophosphoesterase (PFAM: Calcineurin-like phosphoesterase~InterPro IPR004843~KEGG: cyc:PCC7424_3990 metallophosphoesterase~PFAM: metallophosphoesterase~SPTR: Metallophosphoesterase) encodes MTAIKKRRFVIGDVHGHFQALRGLFDAIAPNPEDEIYFLGDLIDRGADSAKVVDFVIKNNYQCILGNHEVMLLQSFSERGLNHGSFQSWLHNGGYSTITSYNNKIPPDHLEWMRQLPLNIDLGDYWLVHAGVDPNTPHKEQNSEQFCWIRTPFHTISEPYFKDKTIIIGHTITFTFPGVKPGQIVQGNGWIGIDTGAYHHGQGKLTALELNESMVYQVDSFGRHFSKKPLQDVVYKINPKNIAFRKPKIFF; translated from the coding sequence ATGACAGCAATTAAAAAAAGAAGATTTGTGATTGGGGATGTTCATGGTCATTTTCAGGCTCTACGGGGTTTGTTTGATGCGATCGCCCCTAATCCAGAAGATGAAATATACTTTTTAGGAGATTTAATCGATAGAGGTGCCGACAGCGCCAAAGTGGTGGACTTTGTCATCAAAAATAACTATCAATGTATTTTGGGTAATCATGAAGTAATGCTTTTGCAATCCTTCTCCGAAAGGGGCTTAAATCATGGTTCCTTTCAGTCATGGTTACACAACGGAGGATATTCCACCATCACCAGTTATAACAACAAAATTCCCCCAGATCACCTCGAATGGATGCGTCAACTGCCCCTAAACATCGATTTAGGAGACTATTGGTTAGTCCATGCCGGGGTTGATCCCAATACCCCCCACAAAGAACAAAATTCGGAACAATTTTGCTGGATAAGAACCCCATTCCACACCATCTCTGAACCGTATTTTAAAGATAAAACCATCATTATCGGTCATACTATTACCTTTACCTTTCCAGGGGTAAAACCAGGGCAAATTGTCCAAGGAAATGGCTGGATAGGCATTGATACGGGGGCATATCACCATGGACAGGGTAAACTAACTGCCCTCGAGTTGAATGAGTCCATGGTGTATCAAGTAGATAGTTTTGGGCGACATTTTTCTAAAAAACCTCTCCAAGATGTGGTTTATAAAATTAATCCCAAAAATATCGCATTTAGAAAACCAAAAATCTTTTTCTAA
- a CDS encoding acyl-phosphate glycerol-3-phosphate acyltransferase (PFAM: Domain of unknown function (DUF205)~TIGRFAM: acyl-phosphate glycerol 3-phosphate acyltransferase~COGs: COG0344 membrane protein~InterPro IPR003811:IPR020788~KEGG: cyc:PCC7424_5082 protein of unknown function DUF205~PFAM: protein of unknown function DUF205~SPTR: Glycerol-3-phosphate acyltransferase), giving the protein MMTFSIFISFALILVAYLLGSIPTGYLAGRLLKGIDIREHGSGSTGATNVLRTVGKGAAIGVLLVDMLKGMMAIALIKVAYNYLGSDLLPPSWQDWLVMIAALVAVLGHSKSVWLKFSGGKSAAISLGVLLVMNPFVGLGTFATFLLVLYFSRIVSLSSLSGAIAVTIFMAIFNPSIPYLLFALLAGVYVIVRHRTNIQRLMAGKEPRIGQAVT; this is encoded by the coding sequence ATGATGACTTTCTCTATTTTCATTAGTTTTGCCTTGATCCTAGTAGCTTATTTATTGGGATCAATTCCTACTGGTTATCTTGCTGGCCGTCTTCTTAAGGGTATTGATATTAGAGAACATGGTTCTGGTTCTACGGGTGCTACCAATGTACTACGAACCGTAGGTAAAGGGGCGGCCATTGGGGTTTTGTTGGTGGATATGCTCAAAGGGATGATGGCGATCGCCCTTATAAAAGTAGCCTATAATTATTTAGGTAGTGATTTATTGCCCCCATCATGGCAAGATTGGTTAGTAATGATTGCCGCCCTAGTAGCGGTTTTGGGACATAGTAAATCAGTGTGGCTCAAATTTTCGGGAGGAAAATCCGCCGCCATCAGTTTAGGGGTTTTGTTGGTGATGAATCCTTTTGTCGGTTTGGGTACCTTTGCCACCTTCTTGCTTGTGCTTTACTTCTCCCGCATTGTCTCCCTTAGTTCCCTCAGCGGTGCGATCGCAGTTACCATCTTTATGGCCATATTCAACCCCTCTATCCCCTACCTTCTCTTTGCCCTATTAGCAGGAGTCTATGTCATAGTTCGTCACCGCACCAACATCCAAAGACTAATGGCAGGAAAAGAACCCCGCATAGGACAAGCCGTGACATAA